CAGAACAAATGGAATGCTGAACAAGGCATCATGATACTACGAAATTTAATTACTGATCGACGCCTAGAAGCGGATATTTTCATTACAGATGCAGCAACAACCAAAAGAAACTTaattaaacatatttttgagCAAGATGCTAAAGAAATGTTGCAAGAAGCCTTTAAGGTAAAACAAatagattttctttttatagaaaactATTATGAAAAGATTTACAACAAGATAAGTATCTATAGCGCTTATTACGAAATAAGCAAATCGGAATTTAACAGACATTTAAGCGAATGCTTTTATCAAGGGTTAGGAAGAAACTCTACgtttgaaataataaaacataacTTAGGCGAGAACGTCTTAAATGCTTATAATCacctaaaaaatattgagaaAATGATTCGAAAGAAAGCAGaaactaagaaaataaacaagGTGTCTAATGACGAGCCAGTATATCAAGAAAGAGAAGGATCATACAGTAAAAAGTTTTCAAACAAGACGAATAACCCAAGATCTTcgtatataaataaatggtgTTCTATACACAAAAACACTAGCCACGACACCAAAGACTGTTATTACAATAAAGACCgacaaaatgaaaataagaagaaagaaacaAGAGAAAATCTTAAGATAATCAAAGAACCAATAAAAGTAATAAATGGAATTGAATTAGAAGGTTCAAttgaaaagaaagaaaCCAGATTTTTAATCGATACTACAGGTGCCacaagaaattttattagtaataaaaagatcaaAGAATTGAAATTATCACCCATTGAAGATGTGGAAATCCAAACAAAATTTGCCAATGAgcaaaaagaaataactAACAAAACAGTACTTGTTAGAATAACATTAAAGAATCTaatgaaagaaaaatacgtaagattttatatattaaaaaacaacagCGATGATGTAATATTAGGAAATGAATTCCTAGTCGCAAATGAAGCAATAGTAAATTACAAAGAAGGAACAATTTATGTAGGAAGTGAGAGATTGAAATTTCTACATAACGACGAATGTTGCGAATTAGACGCAATGTTATTTGAGAAAATGAATGTGTGCAAACAGGTAGATGAATGTGCATtaaaaacagaaaataaaaagaactttaaaaaagatgaaaaagaaagaatttatattgaCAGAAAAATGactaaagaatttattaaatttgtcCACGAATTGTCGGGACATTGCGGGCAAGTAATCATGTATTTAAACTTAAAAAGATGGTACAACATCATAAACATTAGAACAGTTATCCGCAAGATATGCAATCAGTGTATCGTATGTAAAGAAAACAAGGATTTTAAACAACAGAATctagaaagaaataaaatagataGCAGTGCACCatttgaaataataagCACAGATATTTTTGGTCTTTTTCTCCTGGAGGAGTTTGAGGGCGACTCTCTAAACCATAAGGGTTATATCTTGACCATAACCGATGTGTTTTCGAGATTCACGAGAATTTGGTTTGGTGAGAAGTTTAGGAGTGAGGAAGTTATTATGTGTTTAAACGAATGGAGTGATGATTTTGCGAAGCCTAAAGCGCTAATTTCGGACAATGGTCCGCaatataaaagtaaaaaaatgaaagattatactaataaaatacaaatcgAACATCGGCTAATACCGATATATTACCCTCAAAGCAATGGAATTTCAGAACGTATAAATCAAACAATTGCAGAAGTGCTGAGAATGAATATAggaaagaatataaaacacATTATTATGCAAATTGAACATCggataaataataatgttaATACCACACTGGGAATTGCGCCTAGAGAAGCAATTTATAAGAATAGTTTTTATGACATTGAGAAAAGGGTTAATGTGCCATTTTTGCGAAACATACCTGCAGTTGAAGTGAACTATAAGCGACGTATCGCAGTAAATGACATTGtatacttaaaaaattatagcaATAATAAACTCGAGCGGAAATACTATGGGCCGTTTAAAGTTATGGAAATCGGTAAGAAAGGAAGTTGGGTTCGACTTAAAGACATGCCCAACTGGGTTCATATTAAACAGTTGAAGCTGTAGGGGGGCAGACTGTCATGTCCTCAAAACCATGACATCTGTGTTTTACTGtgttaaaactttaatcaGTAAAACACTGCCCCGAACGAATAGTCTAAGGCGGTGATCTCTAACGATCGGACATGAAACGTTATgtttcataaataaatataaatagtcCAAAAAAGTTAGAAGACACCGAGCATGAAGAGTAACTTTAATAacaaatcaaataaaaagaaatataatacaaatattttagaattgtatttaaaaaacggaGATATTACTCCGGTTCATGTCAGTCTTCAATATCATAGTTGCCATTTCTTCCAACTTtaataattctaaaaaaaaccaTCGAACCTGTTATCTAGTTTATTTAAACGTTCATTTGGTTGTTTCCTTCTTCTTACATAATCGTTTAGCTTTAAGTCTTCAGGATCTTGTCCTGGTTTCACTTTGTCCATTTCCGTCAGTCTAATTTCTCGTTCTAAGTTTAATAATGTATCTCGAAATTGATTTAGTCGCTCAATAATTAAGTTATTATCTTCTTCAACCTCTGCTAATAACTTATTCTCATTAACAACCCGATTAGGTGCTCTACCAAATAATAATTCATATGGAGAATGTCCCGTTGATCTTCTTGGAGATATTCTATATGCGTATACGGCATATGGTAAGTACTCATCCCATTTTTTCCAACGCCCGTCCACTATCTTTGCTAGTTTTCCTATCAGAGTCTGATTTGTTCTCTCGGCTAATCCATTACATTTAGGATTGTAGCTCGAGGTAAACGATTTCTTGGTGCTCATCATGTTGCACACTCTTTTAACCAGTGAATTGGTAAATTCAGTTCCTTGGTCTGACAACAGTTCTTTTGGAGGGccatattgtaaaaatattttgtttacaaGAAATTCAGCTATTACGTTCGCcgattttgtttttatcgCCTCAGCTTCAAACCATCTCGTTATATAATCCGTTgcaataattataaatttattgccGTTTTCCGATTTTGGGAGAGGTCCAACGAGATCGATTCCAACTTTGTCCAGTGGATTAGTTAAAGGGAGTCTTATTttctgtaaattttttacgcCTCGTGAGAATTTATTGCAAACAGaacatgattttaaaatatcttttactTCATTATACATCCCTTTCCAGATTAAGTCCTTTCTCAATAAGGTATACGTGGCATCCACACCACCGTGTCCACAGTCATTATGACTTCTCATAATAGCTTCCAATTTAGCTTCCTCTGAAATTTTCTTGTTCTCTCTTCAGCGACATTCATCACTATCCTACTCATTGCGTCTGCGATCACGTTGATCTTTCCTGGTAGGTATTCGatcttataattatattcttGAAGAGTGAGTATCCACCTCATTAACCTTCCTGATGTTTCTTTCAAATTTAACAGCCATTTCAAGGCCTGATTATCAGTTCTTATGGTAAATTCTCTAGTAAGGTATACTCGAAGCTTTTTAACCGCCCAAATTACTGCCAAACACTCTTTTTTGGTCACTGTGTAATTAATTTCTGCAGCTGATAGCTTCCGCGATATACAGATTACAggtattaatttattttcgtAGCCATCCAATTGAGATAATACGGCTCCTATTGCCAAGTTCGATGCATCAGTGTCGATATAAAACCTTTTATCAAAGTTAGGTAAAAGTAATCCCGACGCCTTTCTTATTTCTGCTTTCATTATCTCAAAAGCTTCTGATGCTTCTTCGCTTAGAACAAACTTAGTTTTTTCCTTTCCTTTTAGTAATTCATATAGGGGTAGCATCTTTTGTGCATAATCCTTGATAAACCTATTGAAGAATGCCGAAAATCCGTTAAATGCCCGGATATCCTTCTTTGTCTGCGGTGACTTCCATTCCATagttttcattttttgttgtaaCGGTATTTCTACTTTACCGTTAATTACCTCATAACCTAGGAATTCGACTTTTCCTGCACAAacttacattttttttttatttaacttAAATCCTATTTTTCTGATAATTTCGAGAATCTGTCTCAGATGTATTAAGTGAGATTTGTGATCTTTTGAAAATACTAGAATATCATCCAAATAAACCATGACGCATTTATGCATAtactatttaaaatatttattcatTATTCTTTGAAATGTAAAGGGAGCGTTAATAAGCCCAAACGGCATCTTTTTCCATTGAAAAACTCCTTCTCTAGTGTAAAATGCTGTTTTAAATCGGTCCTCCTTTTTAACTGTTACTTGATTGTAAGCTGCTTCTACATCCATTACACTGAAAATTCTTGCGCCTTGCAATTGATCCAAAGTTTCGTCGATACGCGGGATCGGATATTCGCATGGTATAGTAATTGTATTTAGTCTTCTAAAGTCGATGCAAAATCTCAACCCACCatccttttttttactagtACCACTGGTGACACATATGGGCTTTGGCTTTCTTCAATCAAACCTTGAGTTAGGAATTTCTGAACCTCTGCCCTAATTGTCTCATGTTCTTCCGGAGATCGTTTATACTTAGGACATATAGACATTTTGGAACCCTCCATCAGCTCGATTGCATGTTCTATATCAATATTTATCTGTTTATTTTCATCCTGAAACACGCCTCCAAATTCAGATATCAAGTCTTTAAATTCTTGTTTGGTATTGTCTTCGTCGCAATCAATGTCTTCTAATAATTCTTGAATATCAGTACAGGATTCTATTACTTCGTTTTCAAACTTAGCTTCcattacaatatttttgtttgtgattttatctttttgcTTCTTCTGAGCAAGATATGAAAATAGATTTAGTCTTCGAATCTCCTCAATGCCTAACAACATCGATTCCTCCATATCTTCGACTACtaagaaattaaaaccTTTCGGCTGTTTTTCacctttcttttttatgtttaggTAACATCTACCTACAATCTGACGCCCTCCCTTTAAGCCCTTAATTTCTCCGGCTTCTTTCTGAATGGGAGCGTCGAGTTGTACCGCTACtgcttttttaattaccGACACTGTAGCTCCTGTGTCTAAAAGTGCATTCACAATATTATCGCCATAGACCAACTCAATTCTTGGTCTATTATCTTCCTGATTCTTCACCTTAGCTGAAATACTAAGGACTTTCCTCATTCCGTCAGATATTGATCGCCCTGTCGACTCTGCGACTACTTTGTCAACGGGTTGATCTCTCTTTGCAAATTCTTTTCTTGGAAATGTAGTAATGCTTTGCTTTCTTCCGAAATAacgtaattttttattcatcGGCTTTTCGTTTTCTTCTAGGTAGGCTTCAAGTTCGTCCCAATTTTCACACGTGTTGAGATGAAATCTAAAATGTTCATCCTCTACTAACTCCACGATTCTTTCCTTTGCTCTTGTATATAAAAGTTCATTTTCTTCTCCGTAAATTCGTAAACTATAGTAATAAGAGATTACATCTGAGGTCTTGGGTCCTTCCTAGATACATCTCCAAAAGAACTCTGCGTTCTCTGTAACTTTTACTTCCTTGACGAATCTCTTTTTAAAGcctttaataaattttttataggtTTCCAATTTCTTTTCGTGGGCTTTAAACCACAGGCTTGCTTTTCCTTTCAGCATCCTCGTAATCTTATGGTGCAGATAATTTGCAGCCCATTTTGTCTCAAATGCCAGAAATTGATCTAGAAAGGCCTTGGGATCCTCATTCTCATAACCATTGAATTCACTCAGTTTGTCAGTTAGTGCTAAATTCTTCAATCCTTCCATTACCAGGCCAAGGGAATCTTTTTCTGAAATCTCTCCGTTGTCGCCACTTGTTGTCGAGTTAGTCTCGAGACAATACTTAGTGGGCTTACTCAAAGAAGatgaattattaataaagcGTTTATTACTCATTGTGCCCTTCTTGGGGCAATTTgcttaaatactttttagcaaatattaattaaacatatttccattttggagggaaataaaaagaacaCAGAAATTGTAGAAATAGGTGTAAGACACATATTTACATCATAAATGTTTGTACACCAAAAAGTGTcaaacatttaatttattccAAACGCATGTCAAAAGTCTTTGGGTTTAGGGATTCTAATGGTCAGCGTGGGTTTACCGCATGACACTATCAATTtactaataataaaaaaaacatggaATTTTCGATAGAATTTTGACGGACAATGGGTTAGAGTTCAACAATAAACTAGTCCTATTacttcaaaataaatataatattagtGGGAATTTGGGTCCCCATACCATCACCAAACAACAGGAGCAGTGGAACGAGAAAACCAGACTCTAAAAAACGTAATAAGAAGGTTGTCTTGCTTTGGACATTTAAACTGGAGTCTTTTTTAGGGGACGCTACACTAGTGTTAATATGTCATTCAACCGCACAATAGGAACTTCTCCATTCATAATGAAGCATGGACACCAACTTATGacagaaataaataagagATTAAATATCAAGCCGAAATGGGCgctacaaaaaaaatcgatCCCTCTACTTAAAacagtataaaaaaattatcacttctttaaaatcaaaaaaatctctCGATTTTTTACTCTAttgtctatttttttttctaggGGGTCGATTTCCCAAGCTatggtattttttattattatttttccaTTTTCTTACCTTTTATGCTAGTAGAAGgaattttagaaaaggTAGGAGGCTTTGATCCTTGGAATCCTATATTCCAAGATAATGACATGGCAATTACACTTTTGTTAGAAGTGGGTGTAATAAAACCTGTTATGCCATGTGTATCTAATACTTGTATGGGAAAcatgaaaataattaaaacagATTCCTTCATTGATGGGAAAGGGTACAAATGCCcaagtaaaaaatgtaaaagaaAGTGCTccttaaaaaaaagcaccaatttttttacatcgAATATAGAATTTAAGAAGATTCTAAGGTGCTTATATTGTTGGGTCTTTTCATACACCAATTATCAGgctattaatttttgtcaGATAGCCGAGTCCACATGcattgaatttaaaaatgtattaatGGATATTATAAGTGAGACTCCTTCTAGAATTGAAAAGATAGGTGGAGAAAATACACGTATTTAAATTGATGAAACGGCCATATGCAATGGTCTGGTGATTGATAATCCATCGTCTATACATGACGATACTCAAAGTATACAATGGATACTTGGAGGAGTTATAGAAGGTGATGGAacgaatttttttgtttcattAGTTCCTAATAGAAAACATGAAAATCTATTAGAagagtttaaaaaatatatacgCCCAGGAACTATTATTGTTACTGATGGATATCCATCATATCCTAAAGCTGTGGCTAATTTTGGATCAGTACATGAAATAGTAAATCATAGTAAGGGATTTGTTAATGGAGAGGGTGGTCATACAAACCAGATTGAAAATTTCTGGTCCCACTTAAAACAcgaatatagaaaaagaaGTGGGTTAAACCATAATCgtatttctaaatttttagaagaaTTTTCTTGGCGTAAAAGACATTgccaatataaaaaaatatttaattccTCATGCTTTTGCTTTACttctaataaaatgtttgGTTACtcaataaatattcatttttgggGGTCGATTTTCCTAGTAGGACccaaaaatgtatttaaaacaataccTTGTAGAAAAGAGAGATAAAAACTTcattaaatacaaaaaagcATAGGCAAGGGGGTGGCCGGATATTTCGTCCCGGTGGTAGgggaaaaaaaataaaaataaaactttaatatttcaataATTTCAAAGACAAAATCTTAACCAACCCCTTCATCCACagttttattcaaaaaatcaGCTAGCTGAATCTCTTTTTCaatgtatttttgtttacgttcaaaaacatgatttaaaattgtttgtTGGATTATCTTGATTCGCACTATATCTTCTTCATCCTTTTACTTGCTCACTAATAGATAAAAACTGTATCGACTTGTACCAAATGTGTTTTTAAAGGTATTATGCCAATCTTCAATCGCATTATTAGTTCTTGGAAA
The DNA window shown above is from Vairimorpha necatrix chromosome 7, complete sequence and carries:
- a CDS encoding pol polyprotein; the protein is MKDEHFRFHLNTCENWDELEAYLEENEKPMNKKLRYFGRKQSITTFPRKEFAKRDQPVDKVVAESTGRSISDGMRKVLSISAKVKNQEDNRPRIELVYGDNIVNALLDTGATVSVIKKAVAVQLDAPIQKEAGEIKGLKGGRQIVGRCYLNIKKKGEKQPKGFNFLVVEDMEESMLLGIEEIRRLNLFSYLAQKKQKDKITNKNIVMEAKFENEVIESCTDIQELLEDIDCDEDNTKQEFKDLISEFGGV